The Panicum hallii strain FIL2 chromosome 9, PHallii_v3.1, whole genome shotgun sequence genome has a window encoding:
- the LOC112877416 gene encoding DDT domain-containing protein DDR4-like isoform X1, with protein sequence MAAASPPQDQQQRAAEGAAAWEDPAALTPRRARFPRACHYRPNAPPPPGPAPPPPRPRRSGNAGDETPEYRVVTPLVAEPESPAELPRWRLRCMWELASVLNFLHVFRPLLNIAVEFTAEELEDAIIAPNGTLDNVHMPLLKSIPPVTRMAMGRGTWVTVLCKKLKNWWHWVAEGDLPIVASHGAEIELYRTLDPATRLVILKAICDIRCEQEDIRNFIDSSLRHGYHLPIFRKERIGGDSYGISYWYEDDPILGHRLYREIRRVEYAKESSKRTKGKGASSVPVISYQWEAVASNFDEFNTAAEKLFSSRNRTEVSLGKKLKFNYLPEIEKIHKKKEKLLKKQHREALLLDSYLTVNGFTSGRSRRERKRVTYTFDDYERSINEAIKTTKKSENVAEIGPSPLCKGFYGESAAKSYHYQANNREGKAATLHRRQRKRSQRYTKDFVEAISDIDLNIDSDDDIMGEAVYDEEYVRSKKQQKAGLSENDEEFQLEQVASDGGNGVVHSLSASKDADELQWYKRFPLHNPQGTKLRSVDEIQIGIRRSKRSTRPRINYQQYDISGRDTEFGKQEKCSASDPDVGSDAQNDMEVSTTSQDREEEDDEVNKARQWCIEKALVPSRESESVRRKFLDLNEQVPVGGLDDAPVLVKDEHPNNGHEKCSAAH encoded by the exons ATGGCGGCCGCCTCCCCGCCGCAGGATCAGCAGCAGCGGGCGGCCGAGGGGGCGGCTGCGTGGGAGGATCCCGCGGCGCTGACCCCGAGGAGGGCGCGGTTTCCACGCGCGTGCCACTACCGTCCGaacgcgcccccgccgcccgggcccgcgcctccgccgccgcggccgaggCGGAGCGGGAATGCGGGGGACGAGACGCCGGAGTATCGCGTGGTGACGCCGCTCGTGGCGGAGCCGGAGTCGCCCGCCGAGCTGCCGCGGTGGAGGCTACGCTGCATGTGGGAGCTCGCCTCCGTCCTCAATTTCCTCCAC GTGTTCCGGCCATTGCTAAACATTGCCGTGGAGTTCACTGCAGAAGAGCTGGAGGACGCGATCATAGCGCCCAATGGCACACTGGATAACGTGCATATGCCTCTGCTAAAG TCAATTCCTCCAGTGACTCGGATGGCCATGGGACGTGGAACATGGGTAACGGTGTTATGTAAAAAATTGAAGAACTGGTGGCATTGG GTTGCAGAAGGCGATCTTCCGATTGTTGCTTCACATGG AGCGGAAATTGAACTGTACAGGACACTTGATCCAGCGACTCGATTAGTGATCCTGAAAGCTATATGTGATATACGTTGTGAG CAAGAGGATATTCGGAACTTCATTGATAGTTCTTTGAGGCATGGTTATCATCTTCCCATCTTCCGTAAAGAACGAATTGGTGGAGATTCATATGGAATTTCATACTG GTATGAAGATGACCCAATTCTTGGTCATCGGTTGTATCGCGAAATTAGGCGAGTGGAGTATGCGAAGGAGTCATCAAAAAGAACTAAAGGAAAGGGAGCCTCAAGTGTTCCAGTTATATCCTATCAATGGGAGGCTGTGGCATCCAACTTTGATGAGTTCAATACAGCTGCA GAAAAACTCTTTTCAAGTAGGAACAGGACAGAAGTGTCGCTTGGCAAGAAGCTGAAGTTCAATTATCTTCCAGAGATAGAAAAGATTCATAAG AAGAAAGAGAAGCTGCTCAAAAAGCAACACAGAGAAGCCCTCCTCCTTGACAGCTACTTGACAGTGAATGGATTCACATCTGGCCGCTCTCGTCGTGAAAGGAAGCGTGTCACTTATACTTTTG ATGATTATGAACGTTCAATAAATGAAGCCATAAAAACAACAAA GAAAAGTGAGAATGTTGCTGAGATTGGCCCCTCACCATTATGTAAAGGATTCTATGGAGAATCTGCAGCAAAGTCATATCACTACCAAGCAAACAATCGTGAAGGGAAGGCAGCAACTCTTCATCGTAG GCAGAGAAAAAGATCTCAAAGGTACACAAAAGACTTTGTGGAGGCCATATCGGACATTGACCTGAACATTGACAGTGATGATGATATCATGGGTGAAGCAGTGTATGATGAGGAATATGTTAGAAGTAAAAAACAGCAAAAGGCAGGTCTTTCTGAAAATGACGAAGAGTTTCAGCTGGAACAAGTTGCCAGTGATGGTGGCAATGGAGTGGTTCATTCTTTGAGTGCTAGTAAAGATGCAGATGAGCTCCAATGGTACAAAAGATTTCCACTTCACAACCCTCAAGGGACCAAGTTGAGATCCGTTGATGAAATCCAAATTGGCATCAGACGCAGTAAGCGCTCCACTCGTCCGCGTATTAACTATCAACAATATGATATTTCTGGCAGAGATACAGAATTTGGAAAGCAAGAGAAATGCAGCGCATCAGATCCAGATGTTGGCTCTGATGCACAAAATGATATGGAGGTCTCAACAACAAGCCAAGAccgggaggaagaagatgatgaagtgAATAAAGCACGGCAGTGGTGCATAGAGAAGGCACTTGTTCCTAGCAGGGAGAGTGAAAGCGTACGTAGAAAATTCCTCGACCTAAATGAGCAAGTGCCTGTAGGTGGTCTTGATGATGCGCCGGTCTTGGTGAAAGACGAGCACCCAAATAATGGTCATGAGAAATGTTCCGCGGCACATTAG
- the LOC112876193 gene encoding transcription factor BHLH089-like, which translates to MDPAPAVAAELWRPPHLAAGGGRAVEATSAVTEKSSGGRGGGGAGRRRQRETPASEDDSSRIVSTSGGGGQDLTDSGAKRFKSNKSNDNNGNLRTEAETDSRSAGKAVSKNPPAPEPPKQDYIHVRARRGQATDSHSLAERARREKISERMKVLQDLVPGCNKVIGKASVLDEIINYIQSLQCQVEFLSMKLEAFNAHPSNVVEAFPSKDFASQTYSTAPGLTFDTQTPREYGQGTSTSEWLHMQIGGAYERVS; encoded by the exons ATGGACCCGGCCCCGGCGGTCGCTGCGGAGCTCTGGCGCCCGCCGCACCTCGCCGCGGGAGGCGGCCGAGCTGTGGAGGCCACCTCCGCCGTCACGGAGAAGAGCAGTGGCggacgcggaggaggaggcgccggaCGGAGGAGGCAGAGGGAGACCCCAGCGTCCGAGGACGACTCGTCCCGGATCGTCTCCacttccggcggcggcggtcaggATTTG ACAGATTCAGGAGCAAAACGTTTCAAATCAAATAAATCCAATGATAATAATGGCAACCTAAGAACGGAGGCTGAAACTGACTCAAGAAGTGCTGGCAAGGCTGTTAGTAAAAACCCTCCAGCACCAGAGCCACCGAAACAAGATTACATCCATGTCAGGGCAAGAAGGGGCCAGGCAACTGACAGTCATAGTCTTGCAGAAAGG GCACGGCGTGAGAAAATAAGCGAACGGATGAAAGTTCTCCAAGATCTTGTCCCTGGATGCAACAAG GTTATTGGCAAAGCATCCGTACTTGATGAAATAATTAATTACATCCAGTCTTTGCAATGCCAAGTTGAG TTCCTGTCAATGAAGCTTGAGGCATTTAATGCCCATCCGAGCAATGTAGTTGAAGCATTTCCATCCAAAGAT TTTGCTTCACAGACTTATAGCACGGCTCCTGGACTGACATTTGATACCCAAACCCCAAGAGAATATGGGCAGGGCACATCGACCTCGGAATGGCTTCACATGCAGATTGGCGGTGCCTATGAAAGGGTGTCATGA
- the LOC112877416 gene encoding DDT domain-containing protein DDR4-like isoform X2 has product MYLIIHDEHFTAPLPLLHTANDYAVQSIPPVTRMAMGRGTWVTVLCKKLKNWWHWVAEGDLPIVASHGAEIELYRTLDPATRLVILKAICDIRCEQEDIRNFIDSSLRHGYHLPIFRKERIGGDSYGISYWYEDDPILGHRLYREIRRVEYAKESSKRTKGKGASSVPVISYQWEAVASNFDEFNTAAEKLFSSRNRTEVSLGKKLKFNYLPEIEKIHKKKEKLLKKQHREALLLDSYLTVNGFTSGRSRRERKRVTYTFDDYERSINEAIKTTKKSENVAEIGPSPLCKGFYGESAAKSYHYQANNREGKAATLHRSYRQRKRSQRYTKDFVEAISDIDLNIDSDDDIMGEAVYDEEYVRSKKQQKAGLSENDEEFQLEQVASDGGNGVVHSLSASKDADELQWYKRFPLHNPQGTKLRSVDEIQIGIRRSKRSTRPRINYQQYDISGRDTEFGKQEKCSASDPDVGSDAQNDMEVSTTSQDREEEDDEVNKARQWCIEKALVPSRESESVRRKFLDLNEQVPVGGLDDAPVLVKDEHPNNGHEKCSAAH; this is encoded by the exons ATGTATCTCATAATACACGATGAACATTTCACTGCTCCATTGCCCCTACTACACACTGCTAATGACTATGCTGTTCAG TCAATTCCTCCAGTGACTCGGATGGCCATGGGACGTGGAACATGGGTAACGGTGTTATGTAAAAAATTGAAGAACTGGTGGCATTGG GTTGCAGAAGGCGATCTTCCGATTGTTGCTTCACATGG AGCGGAAATTGAACTGTACAGGACACTTGATCCAGCGACTCGATTAGTGATCCTGAAAGCTATATGTGATATACGTTGTGAG CAAGAGGATATTCGGAACTTCATTGATAGTTCTTTGAGGCATGGTTATCATCTTCCCATCTTCCGTAAAGAACGAATTGGTGGAGATTCATATGGAATTTCATACTG GTATGAAGATGACCCAATTCTTGGTCATCGGTTGTATCGCGAAATTAGGCGAGTGGAGTATGCGAAGGAGTCATCAAAAAGAACTAAAGGAAAGGGAGCCTCAAGTGTTCCAGTTATATCCTATCAATGGGAGGCTGTGGCATCCAACTTTGATGAGTTCAATACAGCTGCA GAAAAACTCTTTTCAAGTAGGAACAGGACAGAAGTGTCGCTTGGCAAGAAGCTGAAGTTCAATTATCTTCCAGAGATAGAAAAGATTCATAAG AAGAAAGAGAAGCTGCTCAAAAAGCAACACAGAGAAGCCCTCCTCCTTGACAGCTACTTGACAGTGAATGGATTCACATCTGGCCGCTCTCGTCGTGAAAGGAAGCGTGTCACTTATACTTTTG ATGATTATGAACGTTCAATAAATGAAGCCATAAAAACAACAAA GAAAAGTGAGAATGTTGCTGAGATTGGCCCCTCACCATTATGTAAAGGATTCTATGGAGAATCTGCAGCAAAGTCATATCACTACCAAGCAAACAATCGTGAAGGGAAGGCAGCAACTCTTCATCGTAG CTACAGGCAGAGAAAAAGATCTCAAAGGTACACAAAAGACTTTGTGGAGGCCATATCGGACATTGACCTGAACATTGACAGTGATGATGATATCATGGGTGAAGCAGTGTATGATGAGGAATATGTTAGAAGTAAAAAACAGCAAAAGGCAGGTCTTTCTGAAAATGACGAAGAGTTTCAGCTGGAACAAGTTGCCAGTGATGGTGGCAATGGAGTGGTTCATTCTTTGAGTGCTAGTAAAGATGCAGATGAGCTCCAATGGTACAAAAGATTTCCACTTCACAACCCTCAAGGGACCAAGTTGAGATCCGTTGATGAAATCCAAATTGGCATCAGACGCAGTAAGCGCTCCACTCGTCCGCGTATTAACTATCAACAATATGATATTTCTGGCAGAGATACAGAATTTGGAAAGCAAGAGAAATGCAGCGCATCAGATCCAGATGTTGGCTCTGATGCACAAAATGATATGGAGGTCTCAACAACAAGCCAAGAccgggaggaagaagatgatgaagtgAATAAAGCACGGCAGTGGTGCATAGAGAAGGCACTTGTTCCTAGCAGGGAGAGTGAAAGCGTACGTAGAAAATTCCTCGACCTAAATGAGCAAGTGCCTGTAGGTGGTCTTGATGATGCGCCGGTCTTGGTGAAAGACGAGCACCCAAATAATGGTCATGAGAAATGTTCCGCGGCACATTAG
- the LOC112876030 gene encoding glycine-rich protein 5-like: protein MATKRRFALAVLCVAVALHAASAGRTVPAGGSGGAPTATAATLPAAVAAAGAKNGGATDAGVADKKNLFVGVGGMGNFPGFPAVGAGYGGGFGNNGGGVFSGVTGPLGGVGSGVGGVGPLGGVGGFGPLGGGGGIPFGGFGGGGAPAFGGYGGGAGGGAGGVTP from the coding sequence ATGGCCACCAAGCGCCGCTTCGCCCTCGCAGTGCTTTGCGTCGCGGTGGCGCTCCACGCCGCGTCGGCGGGCAGAACCGTGCCGGCaggcggctccggcggcgccCCCACCGCCACGGCGGCCACTCTCCCGGCTGCCGTGGCCGCGGCCGGCGCCAAGAACGGCGGCGCCACTGACGCCGGCGTGGCGGACAAGAAGAACCTGTTCGTGGGCGTGGGCGGCATGGGCAACTTCCCGGGCTTCCCGGCCGTCGGCGCCGGGTACGGCGGTGGCTTCGGCAACAACGGCGGGGGCGTCTTCAGCGGCGTCACGGGTCCGCTCGGCGGCGTCGGGAGCGGCGTCGGGGGCGTCGGCCCGCTCGGCGGAgtcggtggcttcgggcccctcggcggcggcggcggcatcccGTTCGGcggcttcggcggcggcggcgccccggcGTTCGGAGGCTACGGCGGAGGCGCCGGGGGGGGCGCCGGTGGCGTCACGCCTTGA
- the LOC112877416 gene encoding DDT domain-containing protein DDR4-like isoform X3: MAAASPPQDQQQRAAEGAAAWEDPAALTPRRARFPRACHYRPNAPPPPGPAPPPPRPRRSGNAGDETPEYRVVTPLVAEPESPAELPRWRLRCMWELASVLNFLHVFRPLLNIAVEFTAEELEDAIIAPNGTLDNVHMPLLKSIPPVTRMAMGRGTWVTVLCKKLKNWWHWVAEGDLPIVASHGAEIELYRTLDPATRLVILKAICDIRCEQEDIRNFIDSSLRHGYHLPIFRKERIGGDSYGISYWYEDDPILGHRLYREIRRVEYAKESSKRTKGKGASSVPVISYQWEAVASNFDEFNTAAEKLFSSRNRTEVSLGKKLKFNYLPEIEKIHKKKEKLLKKQHREALLLDSYLTVNGFTSGRSRRERKRVTYTFDDYERSINEAIKTTKKSENVAEIGPSPLCKGFYGESAAKSYHYQANNREGKAATLHRSYRQRKRSQRYTKDFVEAISDIDLNIDSDDDIMGEAVYDEEYVRSKKQQKAGLSENDEEFQLEQVASDGGNGVVHSLSASKDADELQWYKRFPLHNPQGTKLRSVDEIQIGIRRSKRSTRPRINYQQYDISGRDTEFGKQEKCSASDPDVGSDAQNDMEVSTTSQDREEEDDEVNKARQWCIEKALVPSRESESVRRKFLDLNEQVPVGGLDDAPVLVKDEHPNNGHEKCSAAH; encoded by the exons ATGGCGGCCGCCTCCCCGCCGCAGGATCAGCAGCAGCGGGCGGCCGAGGGGGCGGCTGCGTGGGAGGATCCCGCGGCGCTGACCCCGAGGAGGGCGCGGTTTCCACGCGCGTGCCACTACCGTCCGaacgcgcccccgccgcccgggcccgcgcctccgccgccgcggccgaggCGGAGCGGGAATGCGGGGGACGAGACGCCGGAGTATCGCGTGGTGACGCCGCTCGTGGCGGAGCCGGAGTCGCCCGCCGAGCTGCCGCGGTGGAGGCTACGCTGCATGTGGGAGCTCGCCTCCGTCCTCAATTTCCTCCAC GTGTTCCGGCCATTGCTAAACATTGCCGTGGAGTTCACTGCAGAAGAGCTGGAGGACGCGATCATAGCGCCCAATGGCACACTGGATAACGTGCATATGCCTCTGCTAAAG TCAATTCCTCCAGTGACTCGGATGGCCATGGGACGTGGAACATGGGTAACGGTGTTATGTAAAAAATTGAAGAACTGGTGGCATTGG GTTGCAGAAGGCGATCTTCCGATTGTTGCTTCACATGG AGCGGAAATTGAACTGTACAGGACACTTGATCCAGCGACTCGATTAGTGATCCTGAAAGCTATATGTGATATACGTTGTGAG CAAGAGGATATTCGGAACTTCATTGATAGTTCTTTGAGGCATGGTTATCATCTTCCCATCTTCCGTAAAGAACGAATTGGTGGAGATTCATATGGAATTTCATACTG GTATGAAGATGACCCAATTCTTGGTCATCGGTTGTATCGCGAAATTAGGCGAGTGGAGTATGCGAAGGAGTCATCAAAAAGAACTAAAGGAAAGGGAGCCTCAAGTGTTCCAGTTATATCCTATCAATGGGAGGCTGTGGCATCCAACTTTGATGAGTTCAATACAGCTGCA GAAAAACTCTTTTCAAGTAGGAACAGGACAGAAGTGTCGCTTGGCAAGAAGCTGAAGTTCAATTATCTTCCAGAGATAGAAAAGATTCATAAG AAGAAAGAGAAGCTGCTCAAAAAGCAACACAGAGAAGCCCTCCTCCTTGACAGCTACTTGACAGTGAATGGATTCACATCTGGCCGCTCTCGTCGTGAAAGGAAGCGTGTCACTTATACTTTTG ATGATTATGAACGTTCAATAAATGAAGCCATAAAAACAACAAA GAAAAGTGAGAATGTTGCTGAGATTGGCCCCTCACCATTATGTAAAGGATTCTATGGAGAATCTGCAGCAAAGTCATATCACTACCAAGCAAACAATCGTGAAGGGAAGGCAGCAACTCTTCATCGTAG CTACAGGCAGAGAAAAAGATCTCAAAGGTACACAAAAGACTTTGTGGAGGCCATATCGGACATTGACCTGAACATTGACAGTGATGATGATATCATGGGTGAAGCAGTGTATGATGAGGAATATGTTAGAAGTAAAAAACAGCAAAAGGCAGGTCTTTCTGAAAATGACGAAGAGTTTCAGCTGGAACAAGTTGCCAGTGATGGTGGCAATGGAGTGGTTCATTCTTTGAGTGCTAGTAAAGATGCAGATGAGCTCCAATGGTACAAAAGATTTCCACTTCACAACCCTCAAGGGACCAAGTTGAGATCCGTTGATGAAATCCAAATTGGCATCAGACGCAGTAAGCGCTCCACTCGTCCGCGTATTAACTATCAACAATATGATATTTCTGGCAGAGATACAGAATTTGGAAAGCAAGAGAAATGCAGCGCATCAGATCCAGATGTTGGCTCTGATGCACAAAATGATATGGAGGTCTCAACAACAAGCCAAGAccgggaggaagaagatgatgaagtgAATAAAGCACGGCAGTGGTGCATAGAGAAGGCACTTGTTCCTAGCAGGGAGAGTGAAAGCGTACGTAGAAAATTCCTCGACCTAAATGAGCAAGTGCCTGTAGGTGGTCTTGATGATGCGCCGGTCTTGGTGAAAGACGAGCACCCAAATAATGGTCATGAGAAATGTTCCGCGGCACATTAG
- the LOC112877379 gene encoding DEAD-box ATP-dependent RNA helicase 27, with protein sequence MCPAAATMRSARPSKKRKQPVVAPPESDSEEESVYDTASDGDEEEEERQQEVESEDEDEEVEEGSDDEDEEMEEGSDDDEDEEEDEDESEEEEEVKVTVKEEEKKEKKKKREEVEEKKKEKEEEKEEKKVKKKGEGSGILSNKLFSELPISELTAKAIREMNYTHLTQIQARSIPHLLEGKDVMGAAKTGSGKTLAFLIPAIELLYHLRFSPRNGAGVIVVCPTRELAIQTHNVAKELMKYHSQTLGYVIGGNNRRSEADQLAKGVNLLVATPGRLLDHLQNTKSFIYKRLKCLVIDEADRILEQNFEEDMKQIFKRLPQNRQTVLFSATQTPEVEKFAKLSFEKNEESKEKPVYVGVDDDNSKATVEGLQQGYCVISSEKRFLVLYAFLKKKQNKKVMVFFSSCNSVKFHSELLNFLGIECSDIHGKQKQQKRTTTFFDFCKAEKGILLCTNVAARGLDIPDVDYIVQYDPPDEPKDYIHRVGRTARGDKGKGSALLFLLPEELKFLIYLKAARVTLTEYEFNQKNVPNLQSHLEKIVSDNYFLNQSAKEAYRSYVLAYDSHSMKDIFNVHQLDLQKVAASFCFRNPPKVNLDLESSAAKHRKKMRRSDGGKRHGISPSNPYGRKDKDGGNKRQFARF encoded by the exons atgtgCCCCGCAGCGGCGACCATGAGATCGGCCAGGCCGTCGAAGAAGCGGAAGCAGCCCGTCGTCGCCCCGCCGGAGTCGGACTCTGAGGAGGAGTCGGTGTACGACACCGCCtccgacggcgacgaggaggaagaggagaggcaGCAGGAGGTAGAGAGCGAGGACGAAGacgaggaggtggaggaggggaGCGATGATGAAGACGAGGAGATGGAGGAGGGGAGCGATGACgatgaggacgaggaggaagatgaggacgagagcgaggaggaggaggaggtgaaaGTGACGGTGAAGGAGgaggaaaaaaaggaaaagaagaagaaaagggaggaggtggaggaaaagaagaaggaaaaggaggaggagaaagaggaaaagaaggtgaagaagaagggggaggggAGCGGGATTCTCTCAAACAAGCTCTTCTCGGAGCTCCCCATCTCTGAGCTCACTGCCAAGGCCATCAGAGAGATGAACTACACCCACCTCACCCAG ATTCAAGCTAGATCAATACCACATCTGTTGGAAGGAAAGGATGTGATGGGCGCAGCTAAAACTGGATCAGGGAAGACTCTTGCGTTCCTTATACCAGCGATTGAGCTGCTCTATCATCTGCGCTTCTCACCAAGGAACGGGGCCGGAGTTATTGTGGTTTGCCCGACAAGGGAGCTTGCTATCCAG ACACACAATGTTGCCAAGGAGTTAATGAAGTATCATTCGCAAACTCTTGGATATGTCATTGGTGGTAATAACCGGAGAAGTGAGGCAGATCAGCTTGCGAAGGGGGTCAATTTATTAGTTGCTACCCCAGGCAGGCTTTTGGACCATCTACAAAATACCAAGAGCTTCATATACAAAAGGCTAAAG TGCCTTGTAATTGATGAAGCTGATCGCATACTTGAGCAAAACTTTGAGGAAGATATGAAACAAATATTTAAACGCCTACCTCAG AATAGGCAGACTGTTCTTTTTTCTGCTACACAGACTCCAGAG GTTGAAAAATTTGCTAAATTGTCATTTGAGAAAAATGAAGAAAGTAAAGAAAAACCAGTTTATGTTGGAGTTGATGATGATAACTCAAAA GCTACTGTTGAAGGCTTACAGCAGGGGTACTGTGTCATTTCAAGTGAGAAGAGGTTCCTGGTTCTGTATGCTTTCCTCAAAAAGAAACAGAATAAGAAGGTCATGGTGTTCTTTTCATCATGTAATTCAGTCAAGTTCCACTCAGAACTTCTGAATTTCCTTGGGATAGAGTGTTCCGATATCCATGGGAAACAGAAGCAGCAGAAACGAACTACAACATTCTTTGACTTTTGCAAGGCAGAAAAGGGCATCTTATTGTGCACTAATGTGGCTGCACGTGGACTTGATATCCCTGATGTG GATTATATCGTGCAATATGATCCTCCAGATGAACCAAAG GATTACATTCACAGAGTTGGTCGTACCGCCCGTGGTGACAAAGGAAAGGGAAGTGCATTGCTGTTCCTACTACCAGAAGAATTAAAATTTCTCATTTACTTGAAG GCAGCCAGGGTTACCCTTACAGAATATGAGTTCAATCAAAAGAATGTGCCAAATTTGCAATCACACCTC GAGAAAATTGTTAGCGACAATTACTTTCTGAACCAGTCTGCTAAAGAAGCCTACAGATCCTACGTTTTGGCGTATGACTCTCACTCTATGAAAGACATTTTTAATGTTCATCAACTTGATCTGCAG AAAGTAGCTGCATCATTCTGTTTCAGAAACCCTCCAAAGGTGAATCTGGACCTGGAGAGCAGCGCTGCGAAACATCggaagaagatgaggagatCAGATGGTGGGAAGAGGCATGGTATCAGCCCTTCAAATCCTTATGGTAGGAAGGACAAAGACGGTGGCAATAAACGACAGTTTGCGAGGTTTTAG